TGCAAAGTCGACGCCGTTAATCGGGTTGGGACGATCCAGGACAATAAATTTGAGTCCCTGTTTTTGTGCGGCCTGCATCGCATTTCCCATTGTGGAAATATAGGTATAAAATCGCGCACCGATATCCTGAATGTCGAACACAATCGCATCCAGTCCCCGCAAGCTCTCAGGCGTAGGAGTTCTTGTTTTTCCATAAAGACTGAATATTTTCAATCCGGTTTTCTGATCAGTGGAATCACCGATTTTTGAAACATCTAACTTACCGGCAAAACCGTGCTCGGGGCTGAACAAGGTCCTAAGGTGGACATCGGACGCTTCATGCAGAATTTCCACCGTACTCTTACCATCACGGCTTAAACCGGTGTGGTTGGTAATCAAACCAATCTTCAATCCTTTCAGTGATTTGAACTGGTTCTCTCGTAACACATCAATGCCAGTCAGCACCGACAAAGCATCACTGGCGGCGACCGCCGGCGTTGATTGCTGAATGGATCGCTGGTCTATTGCTGCGGCAGCGATAGTTCCGATACGCCCTGCTAACGAATTAACCGAACCTTTCCCGTCGGGGTGCACCCGATTGCTGAGAAAGATTACAAATAAATCCTGAGCGGGATCAATCCAAATCGAGGTTCCTGTAAACCCGCCATGCCCAAACGCCTGCTTTGAAAGGAAATCACCCCGATTCGAAGAATAACGCGAAAGCACATCCCAGCCGAGACCACGTTTAACATCATCCACGGGATAACCGCGGGTCATCATTTTTACAGTCTCTGGTTTTAAAATTTGAGCTCCTGCATAGGAACCCCCTTTGAGCATCGCCTGAGCATAAACAGCTAAATCTTCCGCCGTTGAAAATAAGCCTGCGTGCCCGGCAACCCCTCCCAGTCGGTAGGCCCGTGGGTCGTGCACTTCCCCCTGCATCCAACGATCTTCACGCTGTTGTGTTGTAGCGGCACGTTTTTTTAATTTTGGCCCGGGCAGGTAACCTGTTTCATTCATCCCCAACGGCTGAAATACGTTTTTACTGGAATACTCATGAACTGATTGACCTGTGACGCGTTTTATAATATCGGCTAATAAGATAAAACCGACATCGGTATAGACAAATCGCGTCCCTGGCTTGTAATAAAGTTTTAAAGCATAAATTCGCTCCATCGCTTTTTTGGCGCCATCCCGGTAGTCTTTAATGGAGTTATCCGGTATCAATCCCCCTTGATGAGTCAATAGTTGATACACAGTAATGTCCTGTTTTCCATTCACGGCAAATTCGGGAATGTATTTGGAAACAGGATCGGTCAGCTTTATCTTTCCCTGCTCTACCAGTTGCATCACACTCGTGGCAGTGGCAATCGGTTTGGTCAGCGATGCCATATCAAATACGGTATCAGTCGTCATCGGCACTCTTTCTGGTTGCAGTTGACGATCACCGTACGCTTTCAAAAACACAACCTTTCCCTGATACCCCACCAGCACGACCGCGCCAGGCATTGATTTTCGATCCAGCCCACGCTGAACGACAAAATCAATCATCGCTAACCGCCTGGCATCCATGCCAACCGCTTTCGGTTTTACCCGTGGTAGCCGAGGTGGATCCGCGGCAACAGCGCTCGGTAAATCGATAAAGAGAAAGAGACAACAGATAGCCATCAAAGAATGACACTTCATCGAATGTTCCCACTACTAAATTTGGGTTGAATCATGATGCTGGTGGAACGGATTACTCTGCTTCCCATTGAAACCGTGCTGCCATCGGCATACGACGACCTGAACCAAAAGCACGCCCGGAGAGTTTGA
The Gimesia aquarii DNA segment above includes these coding regions:
- a CDS encoding exo-beta-N-acetylmuramidase NamZ domain-containing protein, which translates into the protein MKCHSLMAICCLFLFIDLPSAVAADPPRLPRVKPKAVGMDARRLAMIDFVVQRGLDRKSMPGAVVLVGYQGKVVFLKAYGDRQLQPERVPMTTDTVFDMASLTKPIATATSVMQLVEQGKIKLTDPVSKYIPEFAVNGKQDITVYQLLTHQGGLIPDNSIKDYRDGAKKAMERIYALKLYYKPGTRFVYTDVGFILLADIIKRVTGQSVHEYSSKNVFQPLGMNETGYLPGPKLKKRAATTQQREDRWMQGEVHDPRAYRLGGVAGHAGLFSTAEDLAVYAQAMLKGGSYAGAQILKPETVKMMTRGYPVDDVKRGLGWDVLSRYSSNRGDFLSKQAFGHGGFTGTSIWIDPAQDLFVIFLSNRVHPDGKGSVNSLAGRIGTIAAAAIDQRSIQQSTPAVAASDALSVLTGIDVLRENQFKSLKGLKIGLITNHTGLSRDGKSTVEILHEASDVHLRTLFSPEHGFAGKLDVSKIGDSTDQKTGLKIFSLYGKTRTPTPESLRGLDAIVFDIQDIGARFYTYISTMGNAMQAAQKQGLKFIVLDRPNPINGVDFAGPVLDDGAQSFVGYHRIPVRHGMTVGELARMFNSEMKINVDLQVIPLQNWKREMYFDETGLTWVNPSPNMRNLNEAVFYPGIGLLETTNLSVGRGTDTPFEWIGAPWLDGMKLARQLNQAGLPGVRFVPVQFTPSSSKYSGELCGGVNFIITDRRVFQSVRTGLEVAHQLRLLFPDQWETKHFNRLLGNQRVFDAVVAGKTVPQIQALYQENLAEFTVRRAKYLLY